The nucleotide window ATCTTATGCTTGGGAAACTTGCGGTGTTGCTTGTGATTGTTGCTATAATATCAATTTTCGTTTCACATAAATTTGCAGGTCCAATATTTAAGTTTGAAAGATCATGCGATATCATTGCCAGTGGTGATTTGACATACAAGGTGCATTTAAGAAGTGGTGATGAACTGGTTGATCTTCAGAATAAGTTTAACAATATGATTTCAGAAATTAAGAAAAAGGTTTTAACAGATAAAGATACTGCAAAAATAATTGAGGAAAAACTGACTGCGATTTCACAACAAATATCACAGAAAAATGTAACCGCTGTAGAACTTTCAGAAATATCAAAACAGATAAATGAAATCACAACAGAGTTAAATAAAATATCGTCTGGTTTCAAATTATAAAATTTTAACTTTAACCTTTAACCTTTAACATTATTTTTATGTATATTGAATTGTTTCTGGTTCTGCTGGCCGTCGGTATAGGACTATATTTTTTTTATAGATATAAATCACAGTTACAACTTCTGTATCACACTAAAAGAGAAATAAACGAAGTAAAATCAAAATATACAAACAGTGTCGCGTCTGTTGACAGTCTCATCAATATGCTGATTGACCTTCACGAATTCGGATTGAAATACTCGCCTGAGCATAACAAACAGGCACTATCAAAAATGATTGTGGATTATGCAGTAAAAGTTCTCAAGACAAGTATTGGTTCCTTAATGTTGATTGATGAGACCACAAACGAACTTGTAATTGTTGCAGCCCGCGGGCTTACAAGAGAGGTGATTGAAACCACACGGCTTAAAATCGGCGAGGGTATCGCAGGACTGGTTGCCCGTGATGGGAATCCTATTTTTGTTGAAAATATTGACCGAGACCCGCGGTTTTTCCGAGCAGAAAATGTGCGGTACTCGTCTAAATCGTTCATATCAGTCCCACTCAAAATAAGAAATAAAGTCATCGGTGTGCTTAATGTCAATCGTGAAAAAGAAACTGAAAAATTTAACGAACGTGATTTGCGGCTTTTACAACTTTTGGCAGGTCAGGCAGCAATCACAATAGAAAATATAGAACTCTATCAGAACCTGCATCGGCTTTATCTTGAAACAATGCAGACACTTGCAAAAGCAATTGACGCTAAAGATGCGTATACAAAAGAACATGCTTCTCGTGCTGCATATTATGCTAAAGCTGTTGCCAAAGAATTGCATCTGCCGAAATCAATGGTGAAACATATTGAGTTTGCTGCTATGATGCATGATATTGGCAAGATAGGTATCAAAGAAGAAATTTTATTAAAAAAAGAAACACTTACTGAAAAAGAAAGAAACGAAATAAAAAAACATCCTGTAATTGGTGAAAAAATAATAGCACCTATTGAATTTCTTGCGCCAATTGCACCGTTGATTCTATATCATCATGAATGGTTTGATGGTCGTGGCTATACTGAAGGACTTGTTGGTGAAGAAATACCGATAGGCGCCCGAATCGTCGCAGTGATTGATTCATATGACGCTATGACATCAGATAGACCTTATAGAAAAGCACTTTTAGAAAATACTGCGATTGAAGAATTAAAAAAAGGTGCCGGCACACAGTT belongs to Elusimicrobiota bacterium and includes:
- a CDS encoding methyl-accepting chemotaxis protein translates to MEQKPKYKRRIVIIKRALQFKYIAIVIVAMLLVAFTVGWDVYYTIGRAIIELNVPDLFPMMVKINNLMLGKLAVLLVIVAIISIFVSHKFAGPIFKFERSCDIIASGDLTYKVHLRSGDELVDLQNKFNNMISEIKKKVLTDKDTAKIIEEKLTAISQQISQKNVTAVELSEISKQINEITTELNKISSGFKL
- a CDS encoding HD domain-containing phosphohydrolase, whose amino-acid sequence is MYIELFLVLLAVGIGLYFFYRYKSQLQLLYHTKREINEVKSKYTNSVASVDSLINMLIDLHEFGLKYSPEHNKQALSKMIVDYAVKVLKTSIGSLMLIDETTNELVIVAARGLTREVIETTRLKIGEGIAGLVARDGNPIFVENIDRDPRFFRAENVRYSSKSFISVPLKIRNKVIGVLNVNREKETEKFNERDLRLLQLLAGQAAITIENIELYQNLHRLYLETMQTLAKAIDAKDAYTKEHASRAAYYAKAVAKELHLPKSMVKHIEFAAMMHDIGKIGIKEEILLKKETLTEKERNEIKKHPVIGEKIIAPIEFLAPIAPLILYHHEWFDGRGYTEGLVGEEIPIGARIVAVIDSYDAMTSDRPYRKALLENTAIEELKKGAGTQFDPKIVAAFLRVLEQEKKKKTEPQTMEANP